In Musa acuminata AAA Group cultivar baxijiao chromosome BXJ3-11, Cavendish_Baxijiao_AAA, whole genome shotgun sequence, one DNA window encodes the following:
- the LOC103971520 gene encoding small ribosomal subunit protein uS7: protein MAIQQDVKLFNRWSFDDVEVSDISLADYIAVTPPKHATYLPHTAGRYSAKRFRKAQCPIIERLTNSLMMHGRNNGKKLMAVRIVKHTMEIIHLLTDANPIQVIVDAIINSGPREDATRIGSAGVVRRQAVDISPLRRVNQAIYLLTTGARESAFRNIKTIAECLADELINAAKGSSNSYAIKKKDEIERVAKANR from the exons GTCAGCGACATCTCCCTTGCAGATTACATTGCCGTCACGCCACCAAAGCATGCGACATATCTTCCACATACGGCAGGAAGATACTCTGCCAAGAGGTTCCGTAAGGCTCAGTGTCCAATTATTGAAAGGTTGACCAATTCCTTGATGATGCATGGTCGTAACAATGGAAAGAAGCTTATGGCTGTTCGAATTGTTAAACATACCATGGAGATAATTCATCTGCTAACCGATGCAAACCCAATCCAAGTTATTGTGGATGCTATCATTAATAG TGGTCCAAGAGAAGATGCAACTCGAATTGGGTCTGCTGGTGTTGTTCGACGTCAGGCAGTTGATATCTCACCATTGAGGCGGGTGAACCAGGCAATTTACCTTCTCACAACTGGTGCTCGTGAAAGCGCTTTCAGGAATATTAAGACCATTGCTGAGTGCCTTGCTGATGAATTAATTAATGCAGCTAAGGGTTCTTCCAACAG CTATGCTATCAAGAAGAAGGATGAGATCGAACGTGTTGCCAAGGCAAACCGTTGA